A stretch of Dehalogenimonas sp. THU2 DNA encodes these proteins:
- the dnaJ gene encoding molecular chaperone DnaJ translates to MATKRDYYEVLGIARGASDDEIKKAFRKLAFQYHPDRNKEDDAEAKFKELNEAYSVLCDANKRAAYDRFGHAGANGGPFAGGAGGFEDFGFGGGLGEIFETFFGGMGGAGRQAPRRGTDLNYRMSITLEEASTGIEKEVNIQRVEACEECKGTGAKEGTTPTKCTECGGQGKVYQVQRSVFGRFTNVVTCPRCRGEGQIIADPCAKCKGSGRERMTRTIKVKIPAGIDNGNQIRMSGGGNLGERGGSAGDLYLTVNVAAHKQFRRDGDNVVYELPLNFAQAALGIELEVPTLYGPAKLKVPAGVQTGKVIRLKGKGMPVLNRASTFGDEWVEIKVVTPEKLNKKQKRLFEELAASLGTPVEAEVETS, encoded by the coding sequence ATGGCGACAAAACGTGATTATTACGAGGTGCTGGGCATTGCCCGCGGTGCCTCTGATGATGAAATCAAAAAAGCCTTCCGCAAACTGGCATTCCAGTACCACCCGGACCGCAATAAGGAAGATGATGCCGAGGCCAAGTTCAAGGAACTGAATGAGGCCTATTCAGTCCTGTGCGACGCCAACAAGCGCGCCGCTTATGACCGCTTTGGCCATGCCGGGGCAAACGGCGGACCGTTTGCCGGCGGGGCCGGTGGTTTCGAGGACTTCGGTTTTGGAGGCGGCCTGGGCGAGATCTTCGAGACTTTCTTCGGGGGTATGGGTGGTGCCGGGCGGCAAGCTCCCCGCCGCGGTACCGACCTGAACTACCGCATGAGCATCACCCTTGAAGAGGCTTCCACCGGTATCGAAAAAGAGGTCAACATCCAGCGGGTGGAAGCCTGTGAAGAGTGCAAGGGCACCGGAGCCAAGGAAGGCACCACCCCGACAAAGTGCACCGAATGCGGCGGTCAGGGAAAAGTTTATCAAGTGCAGCGAAGCGTCTTCGGAAGATTCACCAATGTAGTGACCTGTCCCCGTTGCCGCGGTGAAGGGCAGATCATCGCCGACCCTTGTGCCAAGTGCAAGGGCAGCGGGCGTGAGCGGATGACCCGCACTATCAAGGTTAAAATACCGGCGGGGATCGACAACGGCAACCAGATCCGCATGAGCGGTGGCGGTAATTTGGGCGAGCGTGGCGGCAGCGCCGGCGACCTGTACCTCACGGTCAATGTGGCCGCCCACAAGCAGTTCCGGCGTGACGGCGATAATGTCGTCTATGAACTGCCCCTCAACTTCGCGCAGGCAGCCCTCGGCATCGAACTCGAAGTACCCACCCTCTATGGCCCGGCCAAGCTCAAGGTGCCGGCTGGAGTGCAGACGGGCAAGGTCATCCGCCTCAAGGGCAAAGGCATGCCGGTACTCAACCGGGCTTCCACCTTCGGTGATGAATGGGTGGAGATAAAGGTGGTGACGCCCGAAAAACTCAACAAGAAACAGAAAAGGCTGTTCGAGGAACTGGCAGCCTCGCTGGGAACCCCGGTCGAGGCTGAGGTGGAGACCAGCTAG
- a CDS encoding flavin reductase family protein: MAKIKLGPQSLLYPMPALLVGAQVNGKPNFITVAWGGIACGDPPMVSVAIRHTRHTLKGIMENKCFSVNVPGAGLVKEVDYCGIVSGAKADKASVCNFKVVTGKLCGAPLIEACPVNLECELHHTIDLGSHVLVIGRITETHISEECLTNGRPDVTKINPLIYTTAQSQYQTLGAVVGKAFSVGNELKG, from the coding sequence ATGGCCAAAATCAAACTCGGTCCCCAATCACTGCTATATCCCATGCCTGCCTTATTGGTTGGTGCACAGGTGAATGGAAAGCCGAACTTCATCACTGTCGCCTGGGGCGGTATCGCCTGCGGCGACCCGCCGATGGTCTCGGTAGCTATCCGGCATACCCGTCACACCCTCAAGGGCATCATGGAGAACAAATGCTTTTCGGTCAATGTTCCAGGCGCCGGTCTGGTGAAGGAAGTGGATTACTGCGGTATTGTCTCCGGCGCCAAAGCGGATAAAGCGTCTGTCTGTAACTTCAAAGTCGTTACCGGTAAACTTTGCGGCGCGCCGCTCATCGAAGCCTGTCCGGTGAACCTTGAGTGCGAACTGCACCATACCATCGATCTCGGCAGTCACGTGCTAGTCATCGGCCGCATCACAGAAACACACATCTCTGAAGAATGTCTCACCAACGGTCGTCCCGACGTGACCAAGATCAATCCTCTCATTTATACTACCGCCCAGTCGCAGTACCAGACACTGGGAGCAGTAGTCGGTAAAGCCTTCAGCGTAGGCAACGAACTCAAGGGATAG